A genomic stretch from Caulobacter sp. FWC2 includes:
- the hfaD gene encoding holdfast anchor protein HfaD translates to MRKPATTRLAGTLSVIPIFVILSAVATSQPVHAQATTPSPVLNNQINLGEIFSEQGLNVQTLSDGVTASTTAQANGVSIGVTNADASANSNQENQGKVSAQGIVSIEDYAGAASAARATAVGNSGALSASNGTVSARVAQVNSNEVTARGQVQAGEASVKDLTVSSLAMGNSQGVDLDNGSAGVRISQSTTANVMADGGASVGYVSGTSAVTATTAGNNININGGNQSAVRAITDQANTAELTQASKVTAYGNSYLSATVATATGNNLAVQNEGPLADVTSHQWNTSSVRGQADASSYQFSAAQTSAYAVGNSSQVNNVGPELTLDNLQTNEGGGVGAVASFQGQEGYDTVTSATAMGNAVTGYACSKCNGRMTVTNNQTNTADIGASSSTTVNSGRQVTGISTAIGNNASFNVTSPGY, encoded by the coding sequence ATGCGCAAACCCGCGACGACCCGTCTCGCTGGAACGCTAAGCGTGATCCCGATATTCGTGATTCTAAGCGCGGTCGCTACTAGCCAGCCCGTCCACGCCCAGGCGACCACGCCGAGCCCCGTTCTCAACAACCAGATCAATCTGGGCGAGATCTTCTCTGAGCAGGGCCTCAACGTTCAGACTTTGTCGGACGGCGTCACGGCCAGCACGACGGCCCAGGCCAACGGCGTCTCGATCGGCGTGACCAATGCCGACGCCTCGGCGAACTCGAACCAGGAAAACCAAGGCAAGGTCTCGGCCCAGGGCATCGTGAGTATCGAGGACTACGCGGGCGCGGCCTCCGCTGCACGCGCCACGGCGGTCGGCAATTCCGGCGCCCTCTCCGCGTCCAACGGCACCGTCTCGGCCCGCGTCGCCCAGGTTAATTCGAACGAGGTGACCGCACGCGGCCAGGTCCAGGCGGGCGAGGCGTCGGTCAAGGATCTGACCGTCTCCAGCCTGGCCATGGGCAACAGCCAGGGCGTCGATCTCGACAATGGCTCGGCCGGGGTGCGGATCAGCCAGTCGACCACGGCCAACGTGATGGCCGACGGCGGCGCGTCCGTCGGCTACGTCTCGGGGACCAGCGCGGTGACAGCGACCACCGCCGGTAACAACATCAATATCAACGGCGGCAATCAGTCGGCCGTTCGCGCCATCACCGACCAGGCCAATACGGCCGAGCTCACCCAGGCCAGCAAGGTCACCGCCTATGGGAATAGCTACCTGTCGGCGACGGTGGCCACGGCGACCGGCAACAACCTGGCGGTCCAGAACGAGGGCCCCTTGGCGGACGTGACGTCCCACCAGTGGAATACCTCAAGCGTTCGCGGCCAGGCGGATGCAAGCTCGTACCAATTCAGCGCTGCACAGACGAGCGCCTACGCGGTCGGAAACTCCTCACAGGTGAACAATGTCGGCCCCGAGCTGACGCTGGACAACCTGCAGACCAATGAAGGCGGCGGGGTCGGAGCGGTCGCCAGCTTCCAGGGCCAAGAAGGCTACGACACCGTGACCTCGGCCACGGCCATGGGCAATGCTGTGACGGGCTATGCCTGCTCGAAGTGCAACGGCCGGATGACCGTGACCAACAACCAGACCAACACGGCCGACATCGGCGCCAGCTCCAGCACGACGGTCAATTCCGGCCGGCAGGTGACGGGCATCTCGACCGCCATCGGCAACAACGCCAGCTTCAACGTCACCTCGCCGGGGTACTAG
- a CDS encoding Rrf2 family transcriptional regulator: MLSQKARYALRAMIELARADTQVTAGELAERADAPRKFLEAILLSLSREGLVISRRGKFGGYILGRPAQDISFAEIIRLVDGPLALTPCVSRTAFRRCEDCRDLVTCALREALLRARDATAAVLEGYSVADAAQGAGAELIEG; this comes from the coding sequence ATGTTGTCTCAAAAGGCCCGCTACGCCCTGCGCGCGATGATCGAACTGGCGCGCGCGGATACCCAGGTGACCGCTGGCGAGCTGGCCGAGCGCGCCGACGCTCCCCGCAAGTTCCTGGAAGCCATTCTGCTGTCCCTCTCACGCGAGGGCCTGGTGATCAGCCGGCGCGGCAAGTTCGGCGGCTATATACTGGGCCGTCCGGCCCAGGACATCAGCTTCGCCGAGATCATTCGCCTGGTCGACGGCCCCCTGGCGCTCACCCCCTGCGTCAGCCGCACCGCCTTCCGCCGCTGTGAGGACTGCCGGGACCTGGTCACCTGCGCGCTGCGCGAGGCCCTGCTGCGAGCTCGTGACGCGACCGCCGCGGTGTTGGAAGGTTACAGCGTCGCCGACGCGGCCCAAGGCGCAGGCGCCGAACTGATCGAGGGCTGA
- a CDS encoding ABC-F family ATP-binding cassette domain-containing protein: MASPTRAPVLALKDVRLADGAKPLFDGVDLALEPRVRACLVGRNGAGKSTLLKILAAQGVEPDSGERAVQPGAKIIFVSQEPEITGDTLLDYCTAGGAEDYEAQAALADFGLDPEKSSQGLSGGEKRRAALARAFAEQPDVLLLDEPTNHLDIFAIQTLEEELASSKCAALIVSHDRAFLNRVTQRTYWLEHRKVRRLDKGFAEFEIWSEQVLAAEAEEERRLNKVLERENAWLARGVQGRRARNEGRRRALMDLRAQKKDLQGDKRGSMYMAVESATTSGKKVIEAKHLTKKFGDRVIVEDFSTRILRGDRVALVGPNGAGKTTLVRLLLGELELDAGTVQLGTNLEVSYIDQGRMALSDKITLWDFLTPGGGDSILVRGQPKHVAGYAKDFLFTEAQLRQPVTSLSGGERNRLLLARALANPTNLMVLDEPTNDLDMDTLDLLEDLLADFEGTLILVSHDRDFIDRLATSTIAMNGHGKVLETPGGWTDLIDQSPDFFKGARGASVGSSFTPVARTTKGAAPAPAPVAPPAKKAGKLTFKDQRRLEECEALIAKSPAIIAGFEKTLADPNLYSRDPTTFDKTMKALDKARADLEQAEMEWLELEEKRENLAG, from the coding sequence ATGGCCTCCCCGACCCGCGCGCCCGTTCTCGCCCTCAAGGACGTCCGTCTCGCAGACGGCGCCAAGCCCCTGTTCGACGGCGTCGACCTCGCCCTGGAGCCGCGCGTGCGCGCCTGCCTGGTCGGCCGTAACGGCGCGGGCAAGTCCACCCTGCTGAAGATTCTGGCCGCCCAGGGCGTCGAGCCCGACAGCGGCGAGCGCGCCGTGCAACCGGGCGCCAAGATCATCTTCGTCAGCCAGGAGCCGGAGATCACCGGCGACACCCTGCTGGACTATTGCACCGCCGGCGGCGCCGAGGACTACGAGGCCCAGGCCGCCCTGGCCGACTTCGGCCTGGATCCGGAGAAGAGCTCGCAAGGCCTGTCGGGCGGCGAGAAGCGCCGCGCCGCGCTGGCCCGGGCGTTCGCCGAACAGCCCGACGTGCTGCTGCTGGACGAGCCGACAAACCACCTGGACATCTTCGCGATCCAGACCCTGGAAGAAGAGCTGGCCAGCTCCAAGTGCGCGGCCCTGATCGTCAGCCACGATCGCGCCTTCCTGAACCGCGTCACCCAGCGCACCTACTGGCTGGAGCACCGCAAGGTGCGCCGCCTGGACAAGGGCTTCGCGGAGTTCGAGATCTGGAGCGAACAGGTCCTGGCCGCCGAGGCCGAGGAAGAGCGTCGCCTCAACAAGGTGCTGGAGCGTGAGAACGCGTGGCTGGCGCGCGGCGTCCAAGGTCGCCGGGCCCGCAACGAAGGCCGCCGGCGCGCCTTGATGGACCTGCGCGCCCAGAAGAAGGACCTGCAGGGCGACAAACGCGGCTCGATGTACATGGCCGTCGAGAGCGCCACGACGTCCGGCAAGAAGGTGATCGAGGCCAAGCACCTGACCAAGAAGTTCGGCGACCGCGTGATCGTCGAGGACTTCTCGACCCGCATCCTGCGCGGCGACCGCGTGGCCCTGGTCGGCCCCAACGGCGCCGGCAAGACCACGCTGGTCCGCCTGCTGCTGGGAGAACTCGAGCTCGACGCCGGCACGGTGCAGCTGGGCACCAACCTGGAGGTCTCCTACATCGACCAGGGTCGCATGGCTCTGTCGGACAAGATCACCCTGTGGGATTTCCTGACCCCCGGGGGCGGCGACTCCATCCTGGTGCGCGGCCAGCCCAAGCACGTGGCCGGCTACGCCAAGGACTTCCTGTTCACCGAGGCCCAGCTGCGCCAGCCGGTGACCAGCCTGTCGGGCGGCGAGCGCAACCGCCTGCTCTTGGCCAGAGCGCTGGCCAATCCCACCAACCTGATGGTGCTGGATGAGCCGACCAACGACCTGGACATGGACACGCTGGACCTGCTGGAGGACCTGCTGGCCGACTTCGAGGGCACGCTGATTCTGGTCAGCCACGATCGCGATTTCATCGATCGCCTCGCCACCTCGACCATCGCCATGAACGGTCACGGCAAGGTGCTGGAGACCCCCGGCGGCTGGACCGACCTGATCGACCAGAGCCCGGACTTCTTCAAAGGAGCCCGTGGGGCCAGCGTCGGCTCGTCGTTCACGCCTGTAGCGCGGACCACCAAGGGCGCCGCACCGGCTCCCGCGCCCGTGGCCCCGCCGGCGAAAAAGGCCGGCAAGCTGACCTTCAAGGACCAGCGCCGTCTCGAGGAGTGTGAAGCCCTGATCGCCAAGAGCCCGGCCATCATCGCCGGCTTCGAAAAGACCCTGGCCGACCCGAACCTCTACAGCCGCGATCCGACGACCTTCGACAAGACCATGAAGGCCCTCGACAAGGCCCGCGCCGATCTGGAGCAGGCCGAGATGGAGTGGCTGGAACTGGAAGAGAAGAGGGAAAATCTGGCCGGCTGA
- a CDS encoding rhomboid family intramembrane serine protease: protein MSEQRPEPIFNAPWPALLAAASILVPHVLLLRASDATVESLALVPRDFWNGAWTGPVTMMFVHGGWVHALMNSAFALALGAPVARLLGLNGRGGGIFCLFYLISGALSGVGYAAIHPDSANAVIGASGAVSALMGAAARTMDYEGRVGPILGPRVLSLGLGWLIVNLVMAVTGSLLTMGTGAVAWEAHLVGFAVGVLLIGPFARWAGVQPRTPETD from the coding sequence ATGAGCGAGCAGCGTCCCGAGCCGATCTTCAACGCGCCCTGGCCCGCCCTGTTGGCGGCGGCCTCGATCCTGGTCCCGCATGTGCTGCTCCTGCGCGCCAGCGACGCGACCGTCGAGTCGCTGGCCCTGGTCCCGCGCGACTTCTGGAACGGGGCCTGGACGGGGCCCGTAACCATGATGTTCGTGCATGGCGGCTGGGTTCACGCCCTGATGAACAGCGCGTTCGCCCTGGCCTTAGGCGCCCCCGTGGCCCGGCTGCTGGGACTAAACGGCCGGGGAGGGGGCATATTCTGCCTCTTCTATCTAATCAGCGGCGCGCTTTCCGGTGTCGGCTATGCCGCCATCCACCCCGACAGCGCCAATGCGGTGATCGGCGCGTCCGGCGCCGTCTCGGCCCTGATGGGCGCGGCCGCCCGGACCATGGACTACGAAGGGCGGGTCGGGCCGATCCTCGGGCCGCGCGTCCTGTCGCTGGGTCTGGGCTGGCTGATCGTCAATCTGGTGATGGCTGTGACGGGCAGCCTGCTGACCATGGGGACCGGGGCCGTGGCCTGGGAGGCGCACCTCGTGGGCTTCGCCGTCGGCGTCCTGCTGATCGGTCCGTTCGCCCGCTGGGCCGGCGTTCAGCCGCGGACGCCGGAAACTGATTGA
- the hfaA gene encoding holdfast anchoring protein HfaA, whose translation MAWHRKKKMSVTTGAAVVISLGVGGVAAAQSMSTNSASMNAGYGRSAGQENRMVEYSTRDANGNRVIVDGVMLTGSDQSVYSSSRSSGSLDAYSGVGGVGGYAGSTAIGNNLTVITQGNNNTVIVNSSQVNNGNVTAGSNVVKAGTPQ comes from the coding sequence ATGGCCTGGCATCGGAAGAAGAAGATGAGCGTCACGACGGGCGCCGCCGTCGTCATCTCTCTGGGCGTGGGCGGCGTCGCCGCCGCGCAATCGATGTCGACGAACTCGGCCTCGATGAACGCCGGCTATGGCCGCAGCGCGGGCCAGGAAAATCGCATGGTCGAGTATTCGACCCGCGACGCCAACGGCAACCGGGTCATCGTCGATGGCGTCATGCTGACCGGCTCGGACCAGAGCGTATATTCGTCGAGCCGTTCGTCCGGCTCGCTGGACGCCTATTCGGGCGTCGGCGGCGTGGGCGGCTATGCCGGCTCGACAGCGATCGGCAACAACCTGACGGTCATCACCCAGGGCAACAACAACACGGTCATCGTCAATTCCAGCCAGGTGAACAACGGCAACGTCACCGCCGGCTCGAACGTGGTGAAGGCGGGAACCCCGCAATGA
- the hfaB gene encoding holdfast anchoring protein HfaB gives MSFKPTGLILALMGATALAGCGSVPVASTAGNYAQPIGSAPVTANPTDYSAALVCLNQYARANHVAAPRIAIGRIADYTGKEESDGSGRKVTQGASLMATSAFAKAGMPMVERFDTSVSEFELKYANNKLISDRPNPAPDAPAEYRKILAGQVPGSDFYVVGGITELNYNIRSQGVDAYVGDKDTDGLKGNFRRRVFIMNIALDLRLVNTRTLEVVDVISYQKQVVGREVSAGIFDFLNGNIFDISAGRGALEPMQLAVRALIERAVVEMSANLYGMPGPQSCLRYDPFGDATVGQTGAFTPAYDNLGTNNAQTRDDPSRWNAKRDPDIRDSKRGRY, from the coding sequence ATGAGCTTCAAACCTACAGGCCTGATCCTGGCCCTGATGGGCGCGACGGCCCTGGCCGGATGCGGCAGCGTGCCGGTAGCGTCGACGGCCGGCAACTACGCCCAGCCGATCGGAAGCGCGCCGGTCACGGCCAACCCGACCGACTATTCGGCCGCCCTGGTCTGTCTGAACCAGTACGCCCGCGCCAACCACGTGGCCGCGCCGCGCATCGCGATCGGCCGCATCGCCGACTATACCGGCAAGGAAGAGTCTGACGGCTCTGGCCGCAAGGTGACGCAAGGCGCCTCGCTGATGGCGACCTCGGCCTTCGCCAAGGCCGGCATGCCGATGGTCGAGCGTTTCGACACCTCGGTGTCGGAGTTCGAGCTGAAATACGCCAACAACAAGCTGATCTCGGACCGTCCGAACCCCGCGCCCGATGCGCCGGCGGAGTACCGCAAGATCCTGGCCGGCCAAGTGCCGGGCTCGGACTTCTACGTGGTCGGCGGCATCACCGAACTGAACTACAACATTCGCTCGCAGGGCGTGGACGCCTATGTCGGCGACAAGGACACCGACGGGCTGAAGGGCAACTTCCGCCGCCGCGTCTTCATCATGAACATCGCGCTGGACCTGCGGCTGGTGAACACCCGCACGCTCGAGGTGGTGGACGTCATCTCCTATCAGAAGCAGGTGGTCGGCCGCGAAGTCAGCGCCGGCATCTTCGACTTCCTGAACGGCAACATCTTCGACATCTCGGCCGGTCGCGGGGCGCTCGAGCCCATGCAGCTGGCGGTGCGCGCGCTGATCGAACGCGCCGTTGTCGAGATGAGCGCCAACCTCTACGGCATGCCCGGTCCGCAAAGCTGCCTGCGCTACGATCCGTTCGGCGACGCCACGGTCGGCCAGACCGGCGCCTTCACTCCGGCCTACGACAATCTGGGAACGAACAATGCGCAAACCCGCGACGACCCGTCTCGCTGGAACGCTAAGCGTGATCCCGATATTCGTGATTCTAAGCGCGGTCGCTACTAG
- a CDS encoding CBS domain-containing protein yields MLVSQILKDKGDLVFTASPQETIGAAAALLHTRRVGAMVVVDAEEAVVGILSERDIVRAIAKEGAGALTKPVSNCMSTTVVFAQPDETIDALLERMTDRRIRHLPVVRGGRLAGIVSIGDLVKYKINEAQAEAEGLKAYIAAG; encoded by the coding sequence GTGCTGGTTTCTCAGATCCTGAAAGACAAGGGTGATCTCGTGTTCACGGCCTCCCCACAGGAGACCATCGGCGCGGCGGCCGCTCTGCTTCATACAAGACGTGTCGGGGCCATGGTGGTGGTCGACGCCGAGGAAGCGGTGGTGGGCATCCTCTCGGAGCGTGACATTGTTCGGGCCATCGCCAAGGAAGGCGCGGGCGCGCTGACCAAGCCGGTCAGCAACTGCATGAGCACCACCGTGGTGTTCGCTCAGCCGGACGAGACGATCGACGCCCTGCTCGAGCGCATGACCGACCGTCGGATTCGACACCTGCCCGTGGTCAGGGGCGGGCGCTTGGCCGGGATCGTCTCGATCGGCGACCTCGTGAAGTACAAGATCAATGAGGCCCAGGCCGAGGCCGAGGGGCTGAAGGCCTATATCGCCGCCGGCTGA
- a CDS encoding MASE1 domain-containing protein codes for MPHGLAQQEKRRQTALLLGLSVAIVASLAFSDYLSRSVLGVAAFWPANALLAAGLITLGGWRRVSLTTVFVAFHLAFDLLVGDSPARALLHAGIDTLEALAVWAVCLRIWGGTPRIRTLRALIMLPAITTPIAAGSAILCAGILALGFGAPFWSVLFDWFLRGALGLAIALPATLVLIDAEHRRSFHRTWREQLALMFGVGAITLLCAHPACGLPPFLIFPVALITAYRLGARGAAMASLVVAVITLPIAMAGASPRFNAILGPTAQARTIQVFILVLFYTCLAAGLALAQQDRLKRLLMRREQLTRAARARALAATEAKTEFLATMSHEIRTPLNSVLGFAQLLAAREDLPPDARRQVNLIDSAGAALLTVVNDILDFSRVEAGQIELLPQPTSAAGLLRDTVAIMEPEARAKGLTLALEIIDPVQALHDLDADRLRQILINLLNNAVKFTDQGRIDARLIVEPGDLEDRLRFEIIDTGVGIDLDKQALLFQRFSQADSSMRRLHGGAGLGLAICRALIDVMGGKIGVDSVAGRGSCFWIELSAPTAEPIAVSERPKAAAPGAAKILIVDDHPINLEIGAALLTLVGCKVDVADNGKEAVERAASGDYDIILMDIHMPQMDGLQATRAIKALPGRPGKAPIIAMSADALPRQVERCYAAGMVDHIAKPIQREVLYAKVERWLNRKAAPEI; via the coding sequence ATGCCGCACGGGCTGGCCCAGCAGGAAAAAAGACGGCAGACCGCCCTGCTGCTGGGTCTGTCGGTCGCCATCGTCGCCAGCCTGGCGTTCAGCGACTATCTGAGCCGCTCTGTCCTTGGCGTCGCCGCCTTCTGGCCTGCCAACGCCCTGCTGGCCGCCGGCCTGATCACCCTGGGCGGCTGGCGTCGCGTATCGCTGACCACGGTCTTCGTCGCCTTCCACCTGGCCTTTGACCTGCTGGTCGGCGACAGCCCCGCGCGCGCCTTGCTCCACGCCGGGATCGACACGCTGGAGGCGCTCGCCGTCTGGGCCGTCTGCCTGCGGATCTGGGGCGGCACGCCCCGCATCCGCACCCTGCGCGCGCTGATCATGCTGCCGGCCATCACCACCCCGATCGCTGCCGGCTCCGCTATCCTCTGCGCGGGAATTCTGGCGCTTGGGTTCGGCGCGCCGTTCTGGAGCGTGCTGTTCGACTGGTTCCTGCGCGGGGCCTTGGGCCTGGCCATCGCTCTGCCCGCGACCCTTGTCCTGATCGACGCCGAGCACCGCCGTTCGTTCCACCGGACCTGGCGCGAGCAGTTGGCCCTGATGTTCGGGGTCGGCGCGATCACCCTGCTGTGCGCCCATCCGGCTTGCGGCCTGCCGCCGTTCCTGATCTTCCCGGTCGCCCTCATCACCGCCTATCGCCTGGGCGCGCGTGGCGCGGCCATGGCTTCGCTGGTCGTGGCCGTGATCACGCTACCGATCGCCATGGCCGGCGCCTCCCCGCGCTTCAATGCGATCCTCGGTCCCACGGCCCAGGCGCGGACCATCCAGGTGTTCATCCTGGTGCTGTTCTACACCTGCCTGGCGGCGGGCCTGGCCCTGGCCCAGCAGGACCGGCTCAAGCGCCTCCTCATGCGCCGCGAGCAGCTGACCCGCGCCGCCCGCGCCCGGGCGCTCGCCGCCACCGAGGCCAAGACCGAGTTCCTGGCCACCATGAGCCACGAGATCCGCACGCCGCTGAACAGCGTGCTCGGCTTCGCCCAGCTCCTGGCCGCCCGCGAAGACCTGCCGCCCGACGCCCGCCGGCAGGTCAACCTGATCGACAGCGCCGGCGCGGCCCTCCTGACCGTGGTCAACGACATCCTGGACTTCTCGCGGGTCGAGGCCGGCCAGATCGAGCTGCTGCCCCAGCCGACCTCGGCCGCCGGCCTGCTGCGCGACACCGTGGCGATCATGGAGCCCGAGGCCCGCGCCAAGGGCCTGACCCTGGCCCTGGAGATCATCGACCCGGTTCAGGCCCTGCACGATCTCGACGCCGATCGTCTGCGCCAGATCCTGATCAACCTGCTGAACAACGCCGTGAAGTTCACCGATCAAGGCCGCATCGACGCGCGCCTGATCGTCGAGCCGGGCGACCTGGAGGATCGCCTGCGGTTCGAAATCATCGACACCGGCGTCGGCATCGACCTCGACAAGCAGGCCCTGTTGTTCCAGCGCTTCTCCCAGGCCGACAGCTCGATGAGGCGGCTGCACGGCGGCGCGGGCCTGGGCCTGGCCATCTGCCGGGCGCTGATCGACGTGATGGGCGGCAAGATCGGTGTCGACAGCGTGGCCGGTCGCGGCTCCTGCTTCTGGATCGAGCTTTCGGCCCCAACCGCCGAGCCGATCGCCGTCTCCGAGCGGCCCAAGGCCGCGGCGCCGGGCGCGGCCAAGATCCTGATCGTCGACGACCACCCGATCAATCTGGAGATTGGCGCGGCCCTGCTGACCCTGGTCGGCTGCAAGGTCGACGTCGCCGACAACGGCAAGGAGGCGGTCGAGCGCGCCGCGAGCGGCGACTACGACATCATCCTGATGGACATTCACATGCCGCAGATGGACGGGCTGCAGGCGACCCGGGCGATCAAGGCGCTGCCCGGCCGTCCAGGAAAGGCCCCGATCATCGCCATGAGCGCCGACGCCCTGCCCCGCCAGGTCGAGCGCTGCTACGCCGCCGGCATGGTCGACCACATCGCCAAGCCCATCCAGCGCGAGGTGCTGTACGCCAAGGTCGAGCGCTGGCTGAACCGCAAGGCGGCGCCCGAGATCTAG